From a single Oncorhynchus tshawytscha isolate Ot180627B linkage group LG29, Otsh_v2.0, whole genome shotgun sequence genomic region:
- the LOC112227989 gene encoding UDP-glucuronosyltransferase 2A1, which translates to MKLTRHISVFVIAQLCIIGSVNCGNILVWNTEGSHWINLKPILETLIDRGHSVTVLVQSASVYMDPTEKARFSYEPFNVSISMQQMNDFFEEFIHFHMYEIDHLSYLQIHWKGYHIVKRDLKFSIQICDGLLRSETVMRRLREAKYDVLLSDPIYPCSDLVAEDLGIPLVYTLRFSIAHIWERLCGQLPSPPSFVPGAMIRLTDEMSFTERLLNFLFYASQDMMAYGYWQDIDAYYSEIRGKPSTYCEVMGQADLWLIRTYWDFDYPRPLLPNFKFVGGIHCKPAKPLPEDMEEFVQSSGDDGIVVFTLGSMIKNLTTEKGNMIASALGQIPQKVLWRLSGEKPETLAPNTRVLDWIPQNDLLGHPKTRAFITHGGTNGIYEAIYHGVPMVGIPMFADQPDNMVHMKAKGAAVIMNFNTMKTQDLVDGLNTVINEPSYKENALRLSRIHHDRPISPKDEAVFWIEFTMRNKGAKHLRVQAHELTWYQYHSLDVFAFLLAIVMLLTLLFIKTCLFCVRRCCYGAKSKRKTE; encoded by the exons ATGAAGTTGACACGGCATATCTCTGTGTTTGTGATCGCACAGTTATGTATCATAGGGAGTGTAAACTGTGGAAACATATTAGTTTGGAATACTGAAGGCAGTCACTGGATCAACCTCAAGCCTATACTGGAGACTCTGATTGACAGAGGACACAGTGTTACAGTGCTG GTGCAGAGTGCCTCTGTATACATGGACCCCACGGAAAAGGCTCGCTTCAGCTACGAACCATTTAACGTCTCCATCTCAATGCAACAGATGAACGATTTCTTTGAGGAGTTCATCCACTTTCACATGTACGAGATAGACCACCTGAGCTACTTACAGATCCATTGGAAGGGGTATCATATTGTAAAAAGAGATTTAAAGTTTTCCATCCAGATATGTGACGGACTGCTGAGGTCAGAGACCGTCatgaggagactgagagaggccaAGTATGATGTTCTGTTATCTGACCCAATCTACCCCTGCAGTGACCTGGTGGCTGAGGATCTGGGCATTCCTTTGGTCTACACCCTGCGTTTCTCTATTGCCCACATATGGGAGAGGCTCTGTGGGCAGCTGCCTTCTCCACCATCCTTTGTCCCTGGTGCCATGATCAGGTTAACCGACGAAATGAGCTTCACTGAAAGACTGTTGAACTTCCTCTTCTATGCGTCCCAGGACATGATGGCATACGGTTATTGGCAAGACATAGacgcctactacagtgagattcGAGGGAAGCCATCGACCTATTGTGAGGTGATGGGCCAAGCTGACTTGTGGCTGATCCGGACATACTGGGACTTTGACTACCctcgtcctctcctccctaacTTCAAGTTTGTGGGGGGAATCCACTGCAAGCCTGCCAAGCCCTTACCAGAGGACATGGAGGAGTTTGTGCAGAGCTCTGGAGATGACGGCATTGTGGTGTTCACCCTCGGCTCCATGATCAAGAACCTCACCACAGAGAAAGGGAACATGATCGCCTCAGCCCTGGGGCAGATTCCCCAGAAGGTCCTGTGGAGGCTCAGTGGGGAGAAGCCTGAGACCCTGGCCCCCAACACCAGAGTCTTGGACTGGATCCCGCAGAACGACCTGCTGGGTCACCCCAAGACCAGAGCCTTCATCACCCACGGTGGAACCAACGGCATCTATGAGGCCATCTATCACGGAGTCCCCATGGTGGGAATTCCTATGTTCGCTGACCAGCCAGACAACATGGTCCACATGAAGGCCAAGGGGGCCGCGGTCATCATGAACTTCAACACCATGAAAACCCAGGATCTGGTGGATGGACTCAACACTGTGATCAACGAGCCGTCGTATAAGGAGAACGCCTTGAGGTTGTCCAGGATCCACCATGACAGGCCCATCAGTCCCAAGGATGAGGCAGTGTTCTGGATAGAGTTCACCATGAGGAATAAAGGTGCCAAGCACCTGAGGGTCCAGGCCCACGAGCTCACCTGGTACCAGTACCACAGCCTGGACGTGTTCGCTTTCCTACTAGCCATCGTGATGCTgctcaccctcctcttcatcaAAACATGCCTCTTCTGTGTCCGGCGGTGCTGTTATGGAGCAAAGTCTAAACGGAAGACAGAGTGA